In the genome of Malania oleifera isolate guangnan ecotype guangnan chromosome 5, ASM2987363v1, whole genome shotgun sequence, the window GGAATGGGAGGGGGCGGCCAGGCCGACCCCACCGCCGCCAACAACGCCAACACTGCCCTCTACACCACCTTCGCCGTCTTCGGCATCCTCGGCGGCGGCCTCTACAACCTGTTCGGTCCCCACCTTACCCTCTTCTTCGGCTGCTCTACCTACATCCTCTACGCCGGCTCCTTCCTCTACTACAACCACCACCGTCACCAGGCCTTCGCCGTCGTATCCGGCGGCGTCCTGGGCGTCGGCGCCGGCCTCCTCTGGGCTGCTCAGGGCGCCATCATGACCTCCTACCCGCCGCCCAACCGCAAGGGCACCTACATTTCTCTATTCTGGTGCATCTTCAACATGGGCGGCGTCGTCGGCGGCCTCATCCCCTTCGTCCTCAACTATCACCGcgccgccgccgccgcctccGTGAACGACGCCACCTACATCGCCTTCATGTGCTTCATGTCCGCCGGCACCCTCCTCTCTCTGGCTATCCTGCCTCCCAGGCTGGTCGTTCGCGACGACGGCACGCGGTGCACCACCGTCACCTACTCCAGCGGGTCCACTGAGGCCTTGGAGATTCTGAGGCTGTTCCTCAACTGGAAGATGTTGCTCATGATCCCTGCTTCCTGGGCAAGCAACTTCTTCTACACCTACCAGTTCAACAACGTTAACCGGCTACTGTTCAATTTGAGGACCAGGGGTTTGAACAACGTGTTCTACTGGGGGGCTCAGCTGCTGGGCTCAGTTGGGATCGGATACGCTCTGGATTTCAGTTTCAAGAGTAGGAGGATGAGGGGTCTTTTTGGGATCGCCATTGTTGGCGTGCTCGGCACTGCTATTTGGGGCGGAGGGCTTGCTAACCAGGTCAAACACTCTGCCGCTAATCCCACGGAGAAGCTGGATTTCAAGGACTCCGGCGCCCGTTTCGCCGGGCCTTTTGTGCTCTATTTTAGCTTTGGGCTGCTGGATGCCATGTTCCAGAGCACCATTTACTGGGTCATTGGGGCTTTGGCCGACAATTCAGAAACCCTCAGCAGGTAATACTAGTTATTTGAATTGAGATATTGTTTGCTTGGCGAAACCAAAGATCTCTCAAAATAGTTCTGTTCCATCATCAAAATCTCTGCTGGAGAGACATACGTTGTATTTTGATTGTGAACAATTTTGAATTTGCAGGTACAGTGGATTCTATAGAGGAGTGCAGAGTGCAGGAGCAGCGGTTGCGTGGCAAGTTGACAAACACAAGGTGCCATTACTGACCCAGCTTGTTGTGAATTGGTCACTTACTACACTGAGTTATCCACTGTTGGCACTTCTTGTCATGTTAGCTGTTAAGGATGAGAAAGAAACCGATGAAAGAGCTGCCTTCCCATCGGCCGACCAAGCTCCTGCAGATACCACAATTGGTGTGCCAAGCAAGTGAAACCGATCTCATATTTTTGAAGGGCCAAAGCTATCATCCTTCGCCAAAAATGggtctcaaaaatcaaatatgagTTGAGGTTggacaatttttaaaaattcatgggacttctataaaattttaaaatatcagaAGAAGAGGATTCTATGTTTTTGTCTAGCTTTGAGGAAGATGAGAGCTTTTGCCCtatttttaattggtttgtaaaataGAAGATGGGGAATGAAATAATATAAAGAATTAAATGAAAAACATGTGGGTTTCTTTCTATTATCTCGTTTGCTTTTCCCCCTCCATTTTATTGGTATTCACTTGTTGGCACCAagattttttgggaaatgaatTTTCATTTCTGCCCCATATCATGGTACTATTATGatttaaaaacaatattttaataaaatcattgcattatagatttttaaaaattagatatAGGGTGTTAATCACAATAATTAATCATGTAATTACATATAGGACTCAACACTGTTGGTTTAGAACATTTTTCGTACATTTCAAGCATTTTACTAAAATCAAAATATAGTGGAAATCCTTattattgggtttttttttttcctttttaaaaatataaatttgaaattatttaataaatttataatttcataagcTAATTAATGTTTTGGAACTGATCAAATCAGAATAAAACAATTAGAATTAGGCTCACTCAACTAGAATGTGTATTATCCATATAGGGGATCGTCCAATTGAGAAGACCCATCGACCTGAGACGAAGAGAAAGGTCTATCCATGCACTTCATAGTTCGCTCCCATAAATTTAGTCATCCCTAACCCCTCATGTCAGTCCACAAACCTCTCATCGATTCTCATTTGTTCACGGCCAGAGGCTATCAAACCACTCGGCCATCTCTCCAAATTAATCGCCAAAAGAGAATTTCTATATTTCTTTTTATTCTCCTAAATAGaacatggaaaataaaatatttaatatttaaaatttataatataaatttataatttcatttttgtgatgaataatgatatttaaattaaatttttgtaatCTTAATTGTAATTAAAAAATTCTTTTGTAACATCTCATATAAGTTGGTATCTAGTATCCTcttattaagtttttttttttttttaaatgggagcataaatttaaatataattattattttgagacTACCctataataaaatgattttttttaaaaccaccTCATAAACTTGATATTTAATTTATCTAATATCTAATTATTGTTGAATTAAGTTTACCTATGTGCTAATATAGATTTATGTCATAGCTAGAAATCTAAGAGACTAATTGTCCTATCTTTACTTCATTGTACATGAGGTAGACATATTTTGCTATTGTTTGATGCTTCTGGTTGCATTCACTTCTCTTGTTCTACAAAGGGGCACTTCTCCGACCCAAGCACATGTAAACCAAAACCACCCACCaagtaataatatataataaaaaaggCATAATCATTTGGATGAAAAAAAATGCGGGTTCTTCtagatattgtttttttttttttaagatttctcCAAAGTGGAGTTATAGTTTTCAAATATGATATTATTTGAGATTAAAGGAGGATCGTCTCATTGGTAGGAAGGGGCACTAGTGCTCCTCCTTTTGGGGGGAGAAATTATTAGATACACCATATCtaatttgattaatatttttccCCTGCTTGGAGAGATGTTGAAAAGAGGTATTGAGGGAACGGAAGGATTGTGGGAGGGGGGAGAGAAATTAGggtgagtttagggtttttgtaacgccccgaccttcTAAGTTGGTTTCGAGTGCTACTAATTCATTCATTTACCTGCTAATCGACATTCTAATATCACttatgcagcgaaaaatataaatataatcttccaacaatataataccagagttttctacttctatctatATACCAAACTCAACTTTTCATCCACTTATATTCACATATTTACATATCTCCAgcaatcagtattcacaaccatccatctcTCAAAAGACTtcaaaacataaagcataaaacataaaatataaaatgtatatatcccaaaatatcattaacattataccctttctttctataactcaaaaatgttgtaataacctcGAGCTCTTTAAGTTCGATCTCGTgcaggtcctgaaaaagataaatttgtattcgggtgagacacatctcaataagagaagaaacaatatactaaatcagcgtgtgactaacataagattataatcaacatttgCAAATTTTTAACATAacttctgaaatcattttcttaacCTAATCAATCATATGCAATATATTTTACCCAagagaaaaacctaaggatatgagtgattacccgcccatacaagtagcacccttctactctgatactttaggcagcccgaaggtcacaactgaagcataccagggcactcgccttactcagtaagccctcaagtgaagaagtaatctcgtactcacacagttcatccaGAGGTTTTGCCAGCGAAGACTCCCGaaaatgggaaaatctactcgctcatacaagtagttttcctctgtcctagtacgttatgcagcctactgttaCACTTGATACTAACCAGGGCACTCGTCTTTCTTAGCAAATCCTTGGGCGTAGAGTTTGTCCCACTTAAACGTAATATAttctacaagcataaataatgatattactataatacattattttttctgtcattattctgtaattctcatatgttcatgttctcaactttgacatttcataacatttcactttacgtgactctttcccatttcacatagttcacatttcacatttcacatttcatttccatttcatttttattttcatttcatttcataatatacctaacatctttcagttgtttttgtgttagtcccaacatctttcagttatttttgtgttagtcctagCATCTTTCAGATGTTTTTGttcaacatctttcaactatttttatttccatggttgcattaacactcacatgcagcatatttcatatatcgttTTCATATTCAGTTCATTTCCtatatatcctgcatctcatacatataacataattccacataGAATTCTATTTTATTCATGTCACATCattt includes:
- the LOC131155507 gene encoding UNC93-like protein 1 isoform X2 yields the protein MVRYNSPLVQVTLIGLVCFCCPGMYNALSGMGGGGQADPTAANNANTALYTTFAVFGILGGGLYNLFGPHLTLFFGCSTYILYAGSFLYYNHHRHQAFAVVSGGVLGVGAGLLWAAQGAIMTSYPPPNRKGTYISLFWCIFNMGGVVGGLIPFVLNYHRAAAAASVNDATYIAFMCFMSAGTLLSLAILPPRLVVRDDGTRCTTVTYSSGSTEALEILRLFLNWKMLLMIPASWASNFFYTYQFNNVNRLLFNLRTRGLNNVFYWGAQLLGSVGIGYALDFSFKSRRMRGLFGIAIVGVLGTAIWGGGLANQVKHSAANPTEKLDFKDSGARFAGPFVLYFSFGLLDAMFQSTIYWVIGALADNSETLSRYSGFYRGVQSAGAAVAWQVDKHKLLRMRKKPMKELPSHRPTKLLQIPQLVCQASETDLIFLKGQSYHPSPKMGLKNQI
- the LOC131155507 gene encoding UNC93-like protein 1 isoform X1, yielding MVRYNSPLVQVTLIGLVCFCCPGMYNALSGMGGGGQADPTAANNANTALYTTFAVFGILGGGLYNLFGPHLTLFFGCSTYILYAGSFLYYNHHRHQAFAVVSGGVLGVGAGLLWAAQGAIMTSYPPPNRKGTYISLFWCIFNMGGVVGGLIPFVLNYHRAAAAASVNDATYIAFMCFMSAGTLLSLAILPPRLVVRDDGTRCTTVTYSSGSTEALEILRLFLNWKMLLMIPASWASNFFYTYQFNNVNRLLFNLRTRGLNNVFYWGAQLLGSVGIGYALDFSFKSRRMRGLFGIAIVGVLGTAIWGGGLANQVKHSAANPTEKLDFKDSGARFAGPFVLYFSFGLLDAMFQSTIYWVIGALADNSETLSRYSGFYRGVQSAGAAVAWQVDKHKVPLLTQLVVNWSLTTLSYPLLALLVMLAVKDEKETDERAAFPSADQAPADTTIGVPSK